The following DNA comes from Mycobacteroides immunogenum.
GCAGGACCCGACCACCAAGGCGGCGCTGCAGGTGTTGATCTCACTGGCGCCCGATCTGGCCCGGCAAGTCGCCAAGGTCGCGGCGCCGTCGGTGTCCTCTATCACCCTCACCCTGGATGACGGGCGCACCATCGTGTGGGGGACCACGGAACGTACCGCGGAAAAGGCCGAGAAGCTGGGGGCGCTGCTGACACAGCCCGGCCGGATGTACGACGTGTCCAGCCCTGACCTGCCCACCGTCAAGTAGACGTTGCTCGCTGCTCGCGGGTTCTAGAAATAGCCACACGAAAATCCCGGCATCCTTCGGCGCGCCTCCCGGGCGCTGTCAACCGAGCCCCCTACCGTTCTGTTTCAGCGGGACAACCTGACATAACTCTAAGCCTGAGGTAGAGGTTGAGAGTTTGCAGAGGGGCCCAGCTACCTAGACCACAGCAGCAACCAGGGAGGAAGGCGACCATGACGCCTCCACACAACTACCTCGCGGTGATCAAGGTCGTCGGCATCGGAGGCGGCGGCGTCAACGCCGTCAACCGCATGATCGAGCACGGCCTCAAGGGGGTCGAGTTCATCGCGATCAACACCGACGCGCAGGCGTTGTTGATGAGCGACGCCGACGTCAAGCTGGACGTCGGCCGCGATTCCACACGCGGTCTGGGCGCCGGTGCCGACCCCGATGTGGGCCGCAAGGCCGCCGAGGACGCCAAGGATGAGATCGAGGAGCTGCTCAAGGGCGCCGACATGGTCTTCGTCACGGCGGGTGAGGGCGGTGGTACCGGTACCGGTGGCGCGCCCGTGGTCGCCAGCATCGCGCGCAAGCTCGGTGCGCTGACCATCGGTGTGGTCACCCGGCCGTTCTCCTTCGAGGGCAAGCGTCGCAGCGGCCAGGCCGAACTGGGCATCACCTCGCTGCGCGAAAGCTGCGACACCCTGATCGTGATCCCCAACGACCGCCTGCTGCAGATGGGCGACGCCGCGGTTTCTCTCATGGACGCGTTCCGCAGCGCCGACGAGGTTCTGCTCAACGGTGTCCAGGGCATCACCGATCTGATCACCACGCCGGGACTGATCAACGTCGACTTCGCCGACGTCAAGAGTGTCATGTCCGGGGCGGGCAGCGCCCTGATGGGTATCGGCTCGTCGCGCGGTGATGGTCGCGCGCTCAAAGCCGCTGAGACCGCCATTAATTCGCCGCTGCTGGAGGCCTCCATGGAGGGCGCTCAGGGCGTGCTGATGTCCATCGCCGGTGGCAGCGACCTGGGCCTGTTCGAGATCAATGAGGCCGCGTCGTTGGTGCAGGAGTCGGCGCACCCCGAGGCGAACATCATCTTCGGAACCGTCATCGACGACTCTCTCGGCGACGAGGTGCGGGTCACCGTCATCGCCGCCGGGTTTGACGCGGGTGGTCCCAGCCGCAAGCCGATCACCCCGGGTGGGGCCGCGGCACCTGGCACGGTGGCCCCCGGCAAGGCGGGAACGGTCAACGGTGGGCACTCCAATGGCACCAGCATCTTCGACACCATCGACGCGCAGAGCCTGCCCAGGGACACCAACGGTTCCACGGTGACGCTCGGCGGTGGCGACGAGGACGATGTCGACGTGCCTCCGTTCATGCGGCGATAAGCGAACGAACTACCCTTTGACGTATGGGTTTTCGAGTTCGGCGCGTCACCACCACTCGCCGTGGCGGAGTGTCGCGTGCGCCGTTTGACAGCTTCAACCTCGGCGATCACGTCGGAGACGATCCCGACGCGGTGGCGGCGAACCGGTCACGGCTCGCCGGTGCGCTGGGAGTGCCCGACGATCACGTGATCTGGATGCAGCAGGTCCACGGTGACCACGTGCATCGTGTCGAGGGCCCCGGCACGGAGGTGATTCCGGAGACGGACGCGCTGGTGACCACCGAGCCGGGTATCGCGCTGGCGGTGTTGACCGCCGATTGTGTTCCTGTGTTGTTCGCCGACGCGGCCGCGGGTGTCGTCGCCGGTGCGCATGCCGGCCGAGTGGGCGCCAAGCTCGGCATCGTGGCTCGGACCATTGATGCCATGGTGGCGGCCGGGGCTCAGGTGGAGCGCATCTCGGCCTTCCTCGGGCCCGCGGTCAGTGGTCGCCACTACGAGGTGCCCGCGGACATGGCTGCCGATGTTGAGCAGGCACTGCCGGGTAGTCGTACCACCACCGCGGCGGGTACCCCCGGCCTGGACCTGCGTGCCGGAATCGCCCGGCAGCTCTCCGGATTGGGCGTGACCGCGATCGATATCGACCCGCGATGCACGGTGGAAGACGCCGATCTGTTCAGTTACCGGCGGCAGCCGCGCACCGGCCGACTGGCATCGGTTATCTGGCTCGGCTGATGACGCGCACCGAGGAATTGAGTGCGGCACTGACCTCAGTGCGGGAACGGATCCGGGCCGCGGCGGCCGCGGTCGGCCGCGACCCGGACGAGATCCAATTGCTGCCGATTACCAAGTTTTTCCCCGCCAGCGATGTCGAGGAGCTGTACCGGTTGGGCTGCCGGGAGTTCGGGGAATCCCGGGATCAGGAAGCCGCGGCAAAGGTGGCCCAGTTGAATCAGGCCGGGCACACCGATATTCGCTGGCACATGGTGGGGAATCTGCAGCGCAACAAGGCGAAATCGGTTGCCAACTGGGCGTATTCGGTGCACTCGGTGGACAACTCGCGGCTGCTGTCCGCGTTGGACAGTGCACGCCGGGCAGCGGAGGAGAGCGCGCCGCTGCAGGTGTATCTCCAGCTCAGCCTGGACGGCGACACCGTGCGGGGCGGAGTGGATATCGCCGATGTCGCCGAGATCGACCGACTGTGCGCGGAGGTGGTCGCCAGCGAGCACGTGGAGCTTGCCGGACTGATGGCGCTGCCGCCTCGGGAGGCAGATCCCGACCAGGCCTTTCGTCGGCTCCAGCAAGAACATGAGCGCGTCCGGCAGCGCTATCCGCAGGCGCGTCGTTTATCGGCGGGAATGTCCAACGACCTGGAGGCCGCCATTAAATATGGGTCCACTTGTGTGCGTGTCGGAACGGCGTTGATGGGGCAACGACCGCTAACGTCACGGTAGATCGTCACTCCAGTCACATTTGCAACACAGCTGTAGAGACCGAGCGAACAACTGAACTCCATTTAGCCCAAGCACGGAAGGTCACGCGATGAGCACGCTGCACAAGGTCAAGGCCTACTTCGGCATGGCTCCAATGGACGACTACGACGACGAGTACTACGACGACGTCGACGCTCCCGCGCCTCGCCGTGCGCCCGTCGAGGACCGCCGGTACCCGCGTCGTGGCGAGCGGTTCGCCGACGATGCCGAGTACGGCTACGACGAGCCCGGCTACCGCGCGGGCGGCCCGAGCGGGTACGCGGACGAGGATCGCTTCGTCTCCCGTCATGCGCCGTCGCGTGAATTCGACCGTCCGGCACCGCGTCTGGGCTCCCTGCGGGGCAGCGCCCCGACCCGTGGCGCGCTTGCCATGGACCCGCGCCGCGCCGCGATCTTCGATGAGGGCAGCCCGCTGTCGAAGATCACCACGCTGCGCCCCAAGGACTACAGCGAGGCCCGCACCATTGGTGAGCGCTTCCGCGACGGCACCCCGGTGATCATGGACCTGGTGTCGATGGACAACGCCGACGCCAAGCGGGTCGTGGACTTCGCGGCCGGTCTGGCCTTCGCGCTGCGCGGTTCGTTCGACAAGGTCGCCACGAAGGTATTCCTGTTGTCACCAGCCGATATCGACGTCAGCGCCGAGGAACGCCGCCGGATCGCCGAGAGCGGCTTCTACTCCTACCAATAGCTCTCCCCAGCGATTTGGGTGCAGGAGGGTGCGGAAAACGCACCCTCGTGCACCCAAATCGCGTTTAGTGGGGCCGTGGATCGTGCGGGTCGTCGGGATCCGGGTCGCCGAACCATCGTGACGGCTGGTGTGCGCCGTATTGGTCGTGCCAGTCCCACCATTCGTATGCGGGGGACTGCGGGTAACCCTCCGGCGAGTCCTCCCACATCTCCTGGCGGCCCAGCGCCGTCATATCCAGGAACGTCCAGGTGTTGTTGAAGGCCTCGTCGCCGCGATTGTTGATGAAATAGGTGCGATAGGCGCGGTCGCCGTCCCGGATGAACGCGTTGTGCCCGTGCCAGTCGTGTACACCGAAATCGGTGTCGAAGGTGCTCTCGGGAACCATGGTGTACCAAGGGATCTGCCATCCCATGCGGCTTTTGATGCGCGCCAGGTCGGGCTGGGACCCGCGCGAGACGTACACCAGGGTGGTGTCACGGGCGTTGAGGTGGGCCAGGTTGCCGATGTGGTCCGCCATCAGCGAGCAGCCGACGCATCCGTGTTCGGGCCAGTCGCCGGTGCCCGGGTCGACGAACGCGCGGTACACGATGAGCTGGCGGCGTCCCCGGAAAAGATCGAGTAGGTTCACCGGACCCTCGGGGCCCGCGAATCGATAGGAGGTGTCCACCTCGGTCCACGGCATGCGGCGGCGTTTGGCGGCCAACGCGTCGCGGGCCCGGGTGAATGCTTTCTCCTCCACGAGCATCGCCCGGTGTGCGGTCTCCCATTCCTGTGCCGACACGATCGCGGGTGTCTTCATGGTTTTCCTCCTATCTGTTCGGTCTATTCGGTCTTTTCGATGCCTTGCAGGCTCTCGGCGATCTGCTTGATCCGCGCCAGTCGCCGGTCCCACGCGGCACCCACCGCGGTGAGCTGCTCGGCGATACGGGCGACCTGCTCGGTATTGGCGCGGTATTGCTTCTCCCGTCCGCTGGCGGTGGCATGGACCAGGCCGGCCTTGTCGAGGACCGCGAGGTGTTTGGTGACGGCCTGGCGCGTCACAGGAAGGCGATCGCTCAATGTGGTGGCGGTCGCCATTCCGTCGGTGAGGATGAGGTCGAATACCCGCCGACGGGTGGGGTCGCCGACCGCGGCCCACAGGTCGTCGTCGATGACCGCTGTCATGACCGGCTCGCCAGCGCGTCCACACACGGCGCGAGGCGGGGGAGGTGCCGCGCCCAGCCCTCCTCGTGTGCCTCGTACTGCTCGACGATCTCGTCATCGGTGCGGCCCTGATCGCGGAATCCGGCCTCGATCATGCGTACCCGGGTTCCGGTGCCCTCCGGAGTGAGCTCAAATGTCACCAGCAGCGAATTTTCAGGGTTCGCGGTGTGCCCTTCCGGATAACACCAACGGAACGAGAACCGCCGTGGCGGATCCACGTCGACGAGAGTGAGCCCGAAGACATGGATCTGGCCGGGCTCCTCGCCGTCGAAGGAGATCGCACCGGTCGCGCCGGGTACCGGGGCGAACTCGGCCTCGTCGGGCCACCACTGCTTCATATGTTCGGGCCGGCTGATGACGGAGAAGACGACTTCCGGGGCCGCCTCGATGTGCAGCTCCCGCTCGATCCGTTCGTATGACATGTCTCTCCCAACTCGCAACAATCGGTTGCGCTTCACGGTAGCGCCGCCGGGCACCACATGCAACTGTTGGTTGCGCAAAGTGTGGGGATATGGCGCGGTGCTGGGGATTCGCTGTGCGGCAGGCTGCCAGATCGGCCTGCCGGTAGGCTGATGGTGCTGTTATCAGAAGCCCGCGCGTGATTGTTCACGCTTGGCAGGTGAGGGGTCCGTTGACTCTGTTCTTTGAGATCATTGGTTACGCGCTTTTGCTCTTCTGTTTGCTGCTGTTCGCGCGCATAGTGATCGAGACTATTCAGTCCATTAGCCGTGACTGGCACCCACGCGGTGTCACGGTGGTCATTTTGGAGCTCATCTTCACCATCACCGACCCGCCCGTGCGGTTATTGCGTCGTCTCATTCCGCCGCTCTCGCTTGGTGCGGTGCGATTCGATTTGTCCATTACTTTGCTGCTTTTGGTCGGATTCTTTGGCATGAAGGTGGCCTTCGTGATGGCGGCTGGCTAAGCCGCCAGCGACGCATAATTTCGGTATTCAACTCACATCGATCTGGATACGA
Coding sequences within:
- the ftsZ gene encoding cell division protein FtsZ; translated protein: MTPPHNYLAVIKVVGIGGGGVNAVNRMIEHGLKGVEFIAINTDAQALLMSDADVKLDVGRDSTRGLGAGADPDVGRKAAEDAKDEIEELLKGADMVFVTAGEGGGTGTGGAPVVASIARKLGALTIGVVTRPFSFEGKRRSGQAELGITSLRESCDTLIVIPNDRLLQMGDAAVSLMDAFRSADEVLLNGVQGITDLITTPGLINVDFADVKSVMSGAGSALMGIGSSRGDGRALKAAETAINSPLLEASMEGAQGVLMSIAGGSDLGLFEINEAASLVQESAHPEANIIFGTVIDDSLGDEVRVTVIAAGFDAGGPSRKPITPGGAAAPGTVAPGKAGTVNGGHSNGTSIFDTIDAQSLPRDTNGSTVTLGGGDEDDVDVPPFMRR
- the pgeF gene encoding peptidoglycan editing factor PgeF yields the protein MGFRVRRVTTTRRGGVSRAPFDSFNLGDHVGDDPDAVAANRSRLAGALGVPDDHVIWMQQVHGDHVHRVEGPGTEVIPETDALVTTEPGIALAVLTADCVPVLFADAAAGVVAGAHAGRVGAKLGIVARTIDAMVAAGAQVERISAFLGPAVSGRHYEVPADMAADVEQALPGSRTTTAAGTPGLDLRAGIARQLSGLGVTAIDIDPRCTVEDADLFSYRRQPRTGRLASVIWLG
- a CDS encoding YggS family pyridoxal phosphate-dependent enzyme, yielding MTRTEELSAALTSVRERIRAAAAAVGRDPDEIQLLPITKFFPASDVEELYRLGCREFGESRDQEAAAKVAQLNQAGHTDIRWHMVGNLQRNKAKSVANWAYSVHSVDNSRLLSALDSARRAAEESAPLQVYLQLSLDGDTVRGGVDIADVAEIDRLCAEVVASEHVELAGLMALPPREADPDQAFRRLQQEHERVRQRYPQARRLSAGMSNDLEAAIKYGSTCVRVGTALMGQRPLTSR
- a CDS encoding cell division protein SepF encodes the protein MSTLHKVKAYFGMAPMDDYDDEYYDDVDAPAPRRAPVEDRRYPRRGERFADDAEYGYDEPGYRAGGPSGYADEDRFVSRHAPSREFDRPAPRLGSLRGSAPTRGALAMDPRRAAIFDEGSPLSKITTLRPKDYSEARTIGERFRDGTPVIMDLVSMDNADAKRVVDFAAGLAFALRGSFDKVATKVFLLSPADIDVSAEERRRIAESGFYSYQ
- a CDS encoding DUF899 domain-containing protein; translated protein: MKTPAIVSAQEWETAHRAMLVEEKAFTRARDALAAKRRRMPWTEVDTSYRFAGPEGPVNLLDLFRGRRQLIVYRAFVDPGTGDWPEHGCVGCSLMADHIGNLAHLNARDTTLVYVSRGSQPDLARIKSRMGWQIPWYTMVPESTFDTDFGVHDWHGHNAFIRDGDRAYRTYFINNRGDEAFNNTWTFLDMTALGRQEMWEDSPEGYPQSPAYEWWDWHDQYGAHQPSRWFGDPDPDDPHDPRPH
- a CDS encoding ArsR/SmtB family transcription factor, giving the protein MTAVIDDDLWAAVGDPTRRRVFDLILTDGMATATTLSDRLPVTRQAVTKHLAVLDKAGLVHATASGREKQYRANTEQVARIAEQLTAVGAAWDRRLARIKQIAESLQGIEKTE
- a CDS encoding SRPBCC family protein translates to MSYERIERELHIEAAPEVVFSVISRPEHMKQWWPDEAEFAPVPGATGAISFDGEEPGQIHVFGLTLVDVDPPRRFSFRWCYPEGHTANPENSLLVTFELTPEGTGTRVRMIEAGFRDQGRTDDEIVEQYEAHEEGWARHLPRLAPCVDALASRS
- a CDS encoding YggT family protein gives rise to the protein MTLFFEIIGYALLLFCLLLFARIVIETIQSISRDWHPRGVTVVILELIFTITDPPVRLLRRLIPPLSLGAVRFDLSITLLLLVGFFGMKVAFVMAAG